In a single window of the Halobaculum lipolyticum genome:
- a CDS encoding GNAT family N-acetyltransferase, with translation MAGTRVADGDRVTLRTVEREDLEFVQRAATEPAIRHPLGSTVRTRDELAEAFEERDDTFLLVCVDGGEAGPNPEVVDGTGAPGTGETRPIGAVRVESTDRTRPELSYWLAPEVHGQGYGTESVALAVADTFRSRAVPAVAAGVYADNDASRRLVESLGFSEEGRLRRHSFADGAYRDLVTYSLLREEWEENRTDG, from the coding sequence ATGGCCGGCACCCGCGTCGCCGACGGCGACCGCGTCACCCTCCGAACCGTCGAACGCGAGGACCTCGAGTTCGTCCAACGCGCGGCGACCGAGCCCGCGATTCGCCACCCGCTCGGGAGCACCGTCCGCACTCGCGACGAACTGGCGGAGGCGTTCGAGGAACGCGACGACACGTTCCTGCTGGTCTGTGTCGACGGCGGCGAAGCCGGCCCGAATCCGGAGGTCGTCGACGGAACCGGAGCGCCGGGGACCGGCGAGACCCGACCGATCGGTGCCGTCCGCGTCGAGTCGACCGACCGGACGCGACCCGAATTGAGCTACTGGCTCGCCCCCGAAGTCCACGGCCAGGGGTACGGGACCGAGTCGGTCGCGCTCGCCGTCGCGGACACCTTCCGGAGCCGGGCGGTGCCGGCGGTCGCCGCGGGGGTGTACGCGGACAACGACGCCTCGCGCCGACTGGTGGAGTCGCTGGGGTTCAGCGAGGAGGGTCGCCTCCGGCGGCACAGTTTCGCCGACGGCGCGTACCGGGACCTGGTGACGTACTCGCTGCTGCGCGAGGAGTGGGAGGAGAACCGGACGGACGGCTGA
- a CDS encoding class I SAM-dependent methyltransferase yields MLGHGDVRFFDRIAPLYDLFMPPVRAEDLRAGLAFAHRPVEHVVDLGGGTGRAARTLGGLGLDATVFDYSAGMLRRARAAGVAGVRADASRLPLRDGAVDAVVVTDALHHFPDVPGALAEAARVLAPGGVVVVREFDPGTTRGRALAGLESVAGMDSRFVGARELARLLSDTGLRGHVVDPGFGYTVVGVRPTDDGGAADAERGR; encoded by the coding sequence ATGCTCGGTCACGGGGACGTGCGCTTCTTCGACCGCATCGCGCCGCTGTACGACCTGTTCATGCCGCCCGTCCGGGCCGAGGACCTCCGCGCGGGGCTGGCGTTCGCCCACCGGCCGGTCGAGCACGTCGTCGACCTGGGCGGCGGCACCGGGCGCGCGGCTCGGACGCTCGGCGGTCTCGGACTGGACGCGACCGTGTTCGACTACTCCGCGGGGATGCTCCGGCGCGCCCGTGCGGCGGGGGTCGCCGGCGTCCGCGCGGACGCGTCCCGCCTCCCGCTCCGCGACGGCGCCGTCGACGCCGTCGTCGTGACGGACGCGCTCCACCACTTCCCGGACGTGCCCGGCGCGCTCGCGGAGGCCGCCCGCGTCCTCGCCCCCGGCGGGGTCGTCGTCGTCCGGGAGTTCGACCCCGGGACGACGCGGGGGCGCGCGCTGGCGGGACTCGAATCGGTCGCCGGGATGGACTCGCGGTTCGTCGGCGCCCGCGAGTTGGCCCGACTGCTGTCGGACACCGGCCTCCGCGGGCACGTCGTGGACCCGGGGTTCGGCTACACGGTGGTCGGGGTGCGCCCGACCGACGACGGCGGCGCCGCCGACGCGGAACGGGGGCGTTAA
- a CDS encoding DUF3054 domain-containing protein, with protein sequence MATDSGTDSFLANRVDTAALPLAVGDLLVIVAFIYAGTLQHGTVPFPPAGVGDVVALLGVAAPFLLGWVVVAPLVGAYSAGAAESAKASVPLAVRSWIPAAVIGLAIRATPFVDGGVAVAFVVVMLVVGSVSLAAWRYVAGQFM encoded by the coding sequence ATGGCAACGGACTCGGGCACGGACTCGTTCCTCGCGAACCGGGTCGACACGGCCGCGCTCCCGCTGGCGGTCGGCGACCTGCTCGTCATCGTGGCGTTCATCTACGCAGGCACGCTCCAGCACGGCACCGTCCCCTTCCCCCCCGCGGGCGTCGGGGACGTCGTCGCGCTGCTGGGCGTGGCGGCGCCGTTCCTGCTCGGCTGGGTCGTGGTCGCGCCGCTGGTGGGCGCCTACTCCGCGGGCGCCGCCGAGTCGGCGAAGGCGTCGGTGCCGCTGGCGGTCCGCTCGTGGATCCCGGCCGCGGTGATCGGACTCGCGATCCGCGCGACCCCGTTCGTCGACGGCGGCGTCGCGGTCGCGTTCGTGGTCGTGATGCTCGTCGTCGGCTCCGTCTCGCTGGCCGCCTGGCGCTACGTCGCCGGGCAGTTCATGTGA
- the fen gene encoding flap endonuclease-1: MGNADLRDIAHIEDVSFDDVSGVVAVDAHNWLYRYLTTTVKFTSDRRYTTADGEEVANLIGIVQGLPKFLEHDLTPVFVFDGGVTDLKDDEVAKRRAAREQAEERRKEAQERGDSVEAARLKARTQRLTDTIHETSRELLALLDVPVVEAPAEGEAQCAYMNRVGDADYTGSEDYDTVLFGGPYTLRQLTSSGDPELMDLEKTLADHDITQQQLVDVAMLCGTDFNEGVRGIGPKTALKAVKEHGDLFAVLEARDAEIPNAERIREFFRSPPVTDDYDLDTRIAPDVDAARAYVVDEWEVDAEEVERGFERIGDTLTQTGLDDWT, from the coding sequence ATGGGAAACGCGGATCTCCGTGACATCGCGCACATCGAGGACGTCTCCTTCGACGACGTCTCCGGAGTAGTCGCGGTGGACGCACACAACTGGCTGTACCGCTACCTCACGACGACGGTGAAGTTCACCAGCGACCGCCGGTACACGACCGCCGACGGCGAGGAGGTCGCGAACCTCATCGGGATCGTTCAGGGACTCCCGAAGTTCCTCGAACACGACCTGACGCCGGTGTTCGTGTTCGACGGCGGCGTCACCGACCTCAAGGACGACGAGGTCGCCAAGCGCCGGGCGGCCCGCGAGCAGGCCGAAGAACGCCGCAAGGAGGCCCAAGAGCGCGGCGACTCCGTCGAGGCCGCGCGGCTGAAAGCGCGCACGCAACGGCTCACGGACACGATCCACGAGACCTCCCGCGAGCTGCTCGCCCTGCTCGACGTGCCGGTCGTCGAGGCGCCCGCCGAGGGCGAGGCGCAGTGTGCGTACATGAACCGCGTCGGCGACGCCGACTACACGGGCAGCGAGGACTACGACACGGTCCTGTTCGGCGGCCCGTACACGCTCCGGCAGCTCACCTCCTCCGGCGACCCGGAGCTGATGGATCTGGAGAAGACGCTCGCGGACCACGACATCACCCAGCAACAGCTCGTCGACGTCGCGATGCTGTGCGGGACCGACTTCAACGAGGGCGTCCGCGGCATCGGCCCGAAGACGGCGTTGAAGGCGGTGAAAGAGCACGGCGACCTGTTCGCGGTGCTCGAGGCTCGCGACGCCGAGATCCCGAACGCCGAGCGCATCCGCGAGTTCTTCCGTTCGCCGCCGGTCACCGACGACTACGACCTCGACACCCGGATCGCGCCCGACGTCGACGCCGCCCGCGCGTACGTCGTCGACGAGTGGGAGGTCGACGCCGAGGAGGTCGAGCGCGGCTTCGAGCGCATCGGCGACACGCTCACGCAGACGGGACTGGACGACTGGACCTGA
- a CDS encoding HpcH/HpaI aldolase family protein, with protein MASTDSPRTIREHLDAGDVALGVLDSAYSPTLVELYGELGVDFVWIDLEHGGPSPDAPELEHLLRAAERTGTDLLVRTPDTEPTTVRKCLDVGVRSLFLPRVESAHEVSRAVRSARFRVDGVDGDRGLASPRASRWGTVDDYVAREDRETLVGTTVETRAAVDDIDGILDVPELGFVFVGPFDLSVSFGHPGELDHPDVEAAVETVVSAALDAGVPVGGLGFGMDDVNEKVDAGYRIVNLGSTTGALASTVDDWFDGYDGDRDGR; from the coding sequence ATGGCTTCGACCGACTCCCCCCGAACGATCCGCGAGCACCTCGACGCCGGCGACGTCGCCCTCGGCGTGCTCGACTCCGCCTACAGCCCGACGCTCGTGGAGCTGTACGGCGAACTGGGCGTCGACTTCGTCTGGATCGATCTCGAACACGGCGGACCGAGTCCCGACGCGCCGGAGCTGGAACACCTCCTCCGCGCGGCCGAGCGGACCGGCACCGACCTGCTCGTCCGGACGCCCGACACGGAGCCGACGACGGTGCGCAAGTGTCTCGACGTGGGCGTCCGGTCGCTGTTCCTCCCGCGCGTGGAGTCGGCCCACGAGGTGTCGCGGGCCGTCAGGTCGGCGCGGTTCCGCGTCGACGGCGTCGACGGCGACCGGGGTCTCGCGTCGCCGCGCGCGAGCCGGTGGGGCACCGTCGACGACTACGTCGCCCGCGAGGACCGCGAGACGCTCGTCGGGACGACCGTCGAGACGCGCGCGGCCGTCGACGACATCGACGGCATCCTCGACGTTCCGGAGTTGGGGTTCGTGTTCGTCGGCCCGTTCGACCTCTCGGTGTCGTTCGGGCACCCGGGCGAACTCGACCACCCCGACGTCGAGGCGGCCGTGGAGACGGTCGTCTCGGCGGCGCTCGACGCCGGCGTCCCGGTCGGCGGGCTGGGGTTCGGGATGGACGACGTGAACGAGAAAGTCGACGCGGGCTACCGGATCGTCAACCTCGGGAGCACGACCGGCGCGCTGGCGTCGACGGTCGACGACTGGTTCGACGGCTACGACGGCGACCGCGACGGTCGGTGA
- a CDS encoding GNAT family N-acetyltransferase: protein MEFRLLGWPEDDVLVRLDHRAYAYAGKFAMSSTGKAVALDDGQRFRIPDEPKREYVAPVGIVAFSEDRTDPDALWLRYVSVRRERRREGVGPRLCAFVVARAADRGYERVRIAVNNAYSYEALHKVGFAWTGRETGIAELVLERPADGPAAVDPERYRAGLATIAERDDLDDAERAFASRKRECGPPPVDDADPEDT, encoded by the coding sequence GTGGAGTTCCGACTGCTCGGCTGGCCCGAGGACGACGTCCTCGTGCGCCTCGACCACCGCGCGTACGCCTACGCCGGCAAGTTCGCCATGTCGAGCACCGGGAAGGCCGTCGCGCTCGACGACGGGCAACGGTTCCGGATCCCCGACGAGCCGAAGCGGGAGTACGTCGCCCCCGTCGGCATCGTCGCCTTCAGCGAGGACCGCACCGACCCGGACGCGCTGTGGCTCCGCTACGTGAGCGTCCGCCGCGAGCGGCGCCGCGAGGGTGTCGGTCCACGCCTGTGTGCGTTCGTCGTCGCCCGGGCGGCCGACCGCGGCTACGAGCGCGTCCGCATCGCCGTGAACAACGCCTACAGCTACGAGGCGCTCCACAAAGTGGGGTTCGCGTGGACCGGCCGGGAGACGGGGATCGCGGAGTTGGTGCTGGAACGCCCCGCCGACGGACCGGCCGCGGTCGACCCCGAGCGCTACCGCGCGGGGCTGGCGACCATCGCCGAGCGGGACGACCTCGACGACGCCGAGCGCGCGTTCGCGAGCCGGAAGCGCGAGTGTGGGCCGCCGCCCGTCGACGACGCGGACCCCGAAGACACATAA
- a CDS encoding DASH family cryptochrome, whose translation MADDTAVVWFRRDLRIHDNAALLAACDADELLAVYAFDPREYGERAFGGRDSFRFEKTGPYRARFRREAVADLRERLRDRGSDLVVRHERPEVAVPAVAEAVDADAVHYQSLPVPEEVDVETALRGRLRDLGVTPSRRWTHTLYHPNDLPVEYTEISDTYTRFRETVENRATVREPLPDPDVPDAPTEEVDAGSIPDAGALGVDEAEDDDRAALAFVGGETAALDRLDRYVFEEDRLREYKQTRNGLSGQGFSSKLSAWLTEGCLSPRTVRREVERYERERVANDSTYWLLFELIWRDFFGFQFAKHGTDFFRRGGIRGRDDIHWRDDDEQFGRWAAGETGVPFVDAAMRELNATGYQSNRARQNAASFLANDLRIDWRRGAAYFETQLVDYDPASNYGNWAYIAGVGNDSRDRSFDVVGQAKRYDADGEYVARWIPELAALPAGAVHEPWTLSDAERAQYGVRLGVDYPEPMVDPTDR comes from the coding sequence ATGGCCGACGACACGGCGGTAGTCTGGTTCAGGCGCGACCTCAGGATCCACGACAACGCGGCGCTGCTGGCGGCGTGTGACGCCGACGAACTGCTCGCCGTGTACGCGTTCGACCCCCGCGAGTACGGCGAGCGCGCCTTCGGCGGCCGCGACTCCTTCCGGTTCGAGAAGACCGGCCCGTACCGCGCCCGCTTCCGCCGCGAGGCGGTCGCCGACCTCCGCGAACGACTCCGCGACCGCGGGTCCGACCTCGTCGTCCGCCACGAACGGCCCGAGGTCGCCGTCCCCGCGGTCGCCGAGGCGGTCGATGCGGACGCGGTCCACTACCAGTCGCTCCCCGTGCCCGAGGAGGTCGACGTCGAGACCGCGCTCCGGGGACGGCTCCGCGACCTCGGCGTCACCCCGTCGCGACGGTGGACGCACACGCTGTACCACCCGAACGACCTCCCCGTCGAGTACACCGAGATCTCGGACACGTACACGCGTTTCCGCGAGACCGTCGAGAACCGGGCGACGGTGCGCGAGCCGCTGCCGGACCCCGACGTCCCGGACGCCCCGACCGAAGAGGTCGACGCCGGGTCTATCCCGGACGCCGGCGCCCTCGGCGTCGACGAGGCCGAGGACGACGACCGCGCCGCGCTCGCGTTCGTCGGCGGGGAGACGGCCGCGCTCGACCGGCTCGACCGCTACGTGTTCGAGGAGGACCGGCTCCGCGAGTACAAACAGACGCGCAACGGACTGTCGGGACAGGGGTTCTCCTCGAAGCTGTCGGCGTGGCTCACCGAGGGCTGTCTGTCGCCGCGGACGGTGCGTCGCGAGGTGGAGCGCTACGAGCGCGAGCGGGTGGCGAACGACTCGACGTACTGGCTGCTGTTCGAGTTGATCTGGCGCGACTTCTTCGGGTTCCAGTTCGCCAAACACGGCACCGACTTCTTCCGGCGGGGCGGCATCCGCGGCCGCGACGACATCCACTGGCGCGACGACGACGAGCAGTTCGGGCGCTGGGCCGCCGGCGAGACGGGGGTCCCGTTCGTCGACGCGGCGATGCGGGAGTTGAACGCGACCGGCTACCAGAGCAACCGCGCCCGGCAGAACGCGGCGTCGTTCCTCGCCAACGACCTCCGGATCGACTGGCGCCGGGGCGCGGCGTACTTCGAGACGCAGTTGGTCGACTACGACCCCGCCTCCAACTACGGCAACTGGGCGTACATCGCGGGCGTCGGCAACGACAGCCGCGACCGCTCCTTCGACGTCGTCGGGCAGGCGAAGCGGTACGACGCCGACGGCGAGTACGTCGCCCGCTGGATCCCGGAACTGGCCGCGCTGCCTGCGGGTGCGGTTCACGAGCCGTGGACGCTGAGCGACGCCGAGCGGGCACAGTACGGCGTCCGGCTCGGCGTCGACTACCCGGAGCCGATGGTCGACCCGACGGACCGGTGA